The proteins below are encoded in one region of Bacteroides uniformis:
- the trpB gene encoding tryptophan synthase subunit beta produces the protein MNFLVDKEGYYGEFGGAYVPEILHKCVEELQNTYLKVLQSEDFKREYDQLLRDYVGRPSPLYLAHRLSEKYGCRIYLKREDLNHTGAHKINNSIGQVLLARRMGKRRIIAETGAGQHGVATATVCALMNMECIVYMGKTDVERQRVNVEKMKMLGATVVPVTSGNMTLKDATNEAIRDWCCHPSDTYYVIGSTVGPHPYPDMVARLQSVISEEIRKQLLEHEGRECPDYLIACVGGGSNAAGTIYHYVNDPHVQIVLAEAGGKGIETGMTAATIALGKMGIIHGSRTYVIQNEDGQIEEPYSISAGLDYPGIGPMHANLAKQKRAIVLAVNDDEAIRAAYELTRLEGIIPALESAHALGALEKMRFKPTDVVVLTVSGRGDKDIETYLSDEL, from the coding sequence ATGAATTTCTTAGTTGACAAAGAAGGTTATTACGGAGAGTTCGGCGGGGCATACGTTCCCGAAATCCTCCACAAATGTGTAGAAGAGTTGCAGAACACCTACCTCAAGGTGCTGCAAAGTGAGGACTTCAAGCGTGAATACGACCAGTTGCTGCGCGACTACGTGGGACGCCCTTCCCCACTCTACTTGGCACACCGCTTGTCCGAGAAGTACGGTTGCCGGATTTACCTCAAGCGTGAAGACCTGAACCACACCGGTGCCCACAAAATCAACAACAGCATCGGGCAGGTGTTGCTGGCACGCCGCATGGGCAAGCGCCGCATCATCGCCGAAACCGGAGCCGGACAGCACGGTGTGGCCACAGCCACCGTCTGCGCCTTGATGAACATGGAATGCATCGTCTACATGGGTAAGACCGACGTAGAGCGCCAGCGCGTCAATGTGGAGAAGATGAAGATGCTCGGCGCCACCGTCGTTCCCGTCACCAGTGGCAATATGACGTTGAAGGACGCCACCAACGAAGCCATCCGCGACTGGTGCTGTCATCCCTCGGACACCTACTACGTGATAGGTTCCACCGTCGGCCCGCATCCGTACCCCGACATGGTGGCACGCCTGCAGTCCGTCATCAGCGAAGAAATCAGGAAACAACTTCTTGAGCATGAAGGACGCGAATGCCCCGACTACCTCATCGCCTGCGTAGGCGGAGGAAGCAATGCAGCCGGCACCATCTATCACTACGTCAACGACCCGCACGTGCAAATCGTCCTCGCCGAAGCCGGAGGAAAAGGCATTGAAACGGGAATGACAGCCGCCACCATCGCCCTCGGCAAGATGGGCATCATCCACGGCTCGCGCACCTACGTCATCCAGAACGAGGACGGACAGATAGAAGAGCCCTATTCCATCTCTGCCGGACTGGACTATCCGGGCATCGGCCCCATGCACGCCAACCTTGCCAAGCAGAAACGTGCCATCGTCCTCGCCGTGAACGACGACGAAGCCATCCGCGCCGCCTACGAGCTGACCCGGCTCGAGGGCATCATCCCCGCATTGGAAAGCGCCCACGCACTGGGTGCGCTGGAGAAGATGAGGTTCAAGCCGACGGACGTGGTGGTGCTGACGGTGTCGGGACGGGGGGATAAGGATATAGAGACGTATTTGAGTGATGAGTTATAA
- a CDS encoding anthranilate synthase component I family protein translates to MKQYDYKTVSRTMLGDLHTPVSTYLKVRDIFPQSALMESSDYHGSENNRSFIALCPLASVSIDHGTAIFRLPDDSREEHPITEEYRVENALNDFLCRFRVEGEYSNYCGLYGYTSFNAVRYFENIPVKDSREATNDAPDMLYILYKYLIVFNDFKNEMLLLEMLAPGETSELDQVQKAIHNRNYTAYDFRAIGPTTSPLTDEEHKANIRRGIAHCLRGDVFQIVLSRRFEQRFTGDDFKLYRALRSINPSPYLFYFDFGGFRIFGSSPETHCRIEGRHAYIDPIAGTTKRTGDAEQDALNARYLHDDPKENAEHVMLVDLARNDLSRNCHDVKVDFYKEMQYYSHVIHLVSRVSGTLREEADPVKAFIDTFPAGTLSGAPKVRAMQLISQLEPHNRGAYGGCIGFIGLNGSLNQAITIRTFVSRNGVLWFQAGGGIVAKSNDEYELQEVNNKLGALKKAIEMAEKM, encoded by the coding sequence ATGAAACAATATGATTATAAAACAGTCAGCCGCACCATGCTCGGTGACTTGCATACGCCGGTGAGCACGTATCTGAAGGTGCGTGACATCTTTCCGCAGAGCGCACTTATGGAGAGTTCCGACTATCACGGCAGTGAGAACAACCGCTCGTTCATCGCTCTGTGTCCGCTGGCTAGTGTCAGCATAGACCACGGCACGGCTATCTTCCGTCTGCCGGACGACAGCCGCGAAGAGCATCCCATAACCGAAGAATACCGGGTGGAAAACGCACTGAACGATTTCCTCTGCCGCTTCCGCGTGGAGGGCGAATACAGCAATTACTGCGGACTCTACGGATACACCTCCTTCAATGCTGTCCGCTACTTCGAGAATATCCCCGTGAAGGACAGCCGCGAAGCTACCAACGATGCGCCGGACATGCTGTACATATTATATAAGTACCTCATCGTCTTCAACGACTTCAAGAATGAGATGCTGCTTCTCGAGATGCTGGCGCCCGGCGAGACCAGCGAACTGGACCAGGTGCAGAAGGCCATCCATAACCGTAACTACACCGCCTACGATTTCCGCGCCATCGGCCCCACCACCTCTCCGCTTACGGACGAGGAGCACAAGGCGAATATCCGCCGGGGCATCGCCCACTGTCTGCGCGGCGACGTTTTCCAGATAGTCCTCTCCCGCCGGTTCGAGCAGCGTTTCACAGGCGATGACTTCAAGCTCTACCGTGCCCTGCGCAGCATCAACCCTTCTCCCTATCTGTTCTATTTCGACTTCGGAGGCTTCCGCATTTTCGGCTCGTCCCCCGAAACCCATTGCCGCATCGAAGGCCGCCATGCCTATATCGACCCCATTGCCGGAACCACGAAGCGCACCGGCGATGCAGAGCAGGATGCCCTCAATGCCCGGTACCTGCACGACGACCCCAAAGAGAACGCCGAACACGTGATGCTGGTGGACCTTGCCCGCAACGACCTCTCCCGCAACTGCCACGATGTAAAGGTGGACTTCTATAAGGAGATGCAGTATTACAGCCATGTCATCCACCTCGTCAGCCGTGTCAGCGGAACGCTCCGCGAAGAGGCCGACCCCGTCAAGGCCTTCATCGACACCTTTCCTGCCGGCACCCTGAGCGGTGCCCCCAAGGTACGCGCCATGCAGCTCATCAGCCAGCTGGAACCGCACAACCGTGGAGCCTACGGAGGCTGCATCGGTTTCATCGGACTGAACGGCTCGCTGAACCAGGCGATTACGATTCGTACTTTTGTCAGCCGCAACGGTGTCCTCTGGTTCCAGGCAGGCGGCGGCATCGTGGCCAAGAGCAACGACGAGTACGAACTGCAAGAGGTGAACAACAAGCTCGGCGCACTGAAAAAGGCGATTGAGATGGCAGAAAAAATGTGA
- a CDS encoding phosphoribosylanthranilate isomerase has product MSPLIKVCGMTEAENIRNVELQGVDMIGFIFYPKSPRCLCQMPGYLPACAKRVGVFVNESKENILMYTDRFSLDYIQLHGNEAPEYCRSLRNAGLHLIKAFSILLPKDLLAVSAYNGLCDYYLFDTKTPQYGGSGNQFDWNLLHRYNGPTPFLLSGGINPYSVKALREFRHPYFAGIDINSRFETAPGIKDVERISNFLKELKGGTI; this is encoded by the coding sequence ATGTCTCCTCTCATCAAAGTATGCGGAATGACCGAAGCAGAAAACATCCGCAATGTAGAACTGCAAGGTGTAGATATGATTGGTTTTATCTTCTACCCCAAATCTCCCCGTTGTCTGTGCCAGATGCCCGGGTATCTGCCAGCCTGCGCCAAGCGCGTCGGCGTCTTTGTCAACGAAAGTAAGGAAAACATCCTGATGTATACCGACCGTTTCAGCCTGGACTACATCCAGCTGCATGGCAATGAAGCTCCCGAATACTGCCGTTCCCTGCGCAATGCAGGCCTGCACCTCATCAAGGCTTTCTCTATCTTGCTGCCCAAGGACCTGCTTGCCGTATCTGCCTACAATGGTCTGTGCGACTACTACCTCTTCGACACCAAGACCCCGCAGTACGGCGGTTCCGGCAACCAGTTCGACTGGAACCTCCTGCACCGCTACAACGGTCCCACCCCGTTCCTGCTCAGCGGTGGCATCAACCCCTACAGCGTAAAAGCCCTCCGGGAGTTCCGCCATCCCTATTTCGCAGGTATCGACATCAACAGCCGCTTCGAGACGGCACCGGGAATAAAGGATGTGGAACGCATCTCAAACTTCCTGAAAGAACTCAAGGGAGGTACGATTTGA
- the trpA gene encoding tryptophan synthase subunit alpha, whose amino-acid sequence MLNRINQLFQDSPKNLLSIYFCAGCPTLDGTADVIRALEKNGVSMIEIGIPFSDPMADGIVIQNAATRALHNGMSLRLLFEQLRDIRRDVRIPLVLMGYLNPIMQFGFEAFCQKCVECGIDGVIIPDLPFRDYEESYKAIASKYDIRVIMLITPETSEARVREIDAHTDGFIYLVSSAATTGAQKDFDTRKQAYFKKIEDMNLRNPRMVGFGISNKQTFDAACAHSSGAIIGSRFVTLLNEKEGDAEKAIRQLKEDLKQ is encoded by the coding sequence ATGTTGAACCGCATTAACCAACTTTTCCAGGACAGCCCCAAGAATCTGCTGTCCATTTACTTTTGTGCAGGCTGTCCCACCCTCGACGGTACAGCCGACGTTATCCGTGCCCTCGAAAAAAACGGAGTCAGCATGATTGAAATCGGAATTCCGTTCAGTGACCCCATGGCCGACGGCATTGTCATCCAGAATGCCGCCACCCGCGCCCTGCATAACGGCATGTCCCTCCGTCTGCTTTTCGAACAATTGCGCGACATCCGTCGCGATGTCCGCATCCCGCTTGTCCTTATGGGATACCTCAATCCCATCATGCAGTTCGGCTTCGAAGCCTTCTGCCAGAAGTGCGTGGAATGCGGCATCGATGGCGTCATCATTCCCGACCTCCCTTTCCGCGATTACGAAGAGAGTTACAAAGCCATCGCCTCGAAGTATGACATCCGTGTCATCATGCTCATTACCCCCGAAACCAGCGAAGCCCGCGTCCGCGAAATAGACGCCCACACCGACGGCTTCATCTATCTGGTGTCCAGTGCCGCTACCACCGGTGCCCAGAAAGACTTCGACACCCGGAAGCAAGCCTACTTCAAGAAGATAGAGGATATGAACCTGCGCAATCCACGCATGGTAGGCTTCGGCATCAGCAACAAGCAGACATTCGATGCCGCTTGCGCCCACTCATCCGGTGCCATCATCGGCAGCCGCTTCGTCACGCTGCTCAACGAGAAGGAAGGAGATGCGGAAAAGGCTATCAGGCAGTTGAAGGAAGATTTGAAACAGTGA
- a CDS encoding S28 family serine protease translates to MKNLRNCYAAFLLFALLFVSAAAPAQTDLQQKLGRISAITETRPLESTRFSEKYVTYFTQPLDHRHPEKGSFRQRVIVSHVGFDRPTVIVTEGYGAAYALNPKYREELSELLDANMIFVEYRYFLESTPEPKDWQYLTAENSADDLHAVRNAFKSIYPGKWIATGISKGGQTTLLYRTFYPDDVDISVPYVAPLCYGAEDGRHEPFLRKVSTPEDRKRIEDFQLEVLKRKAALLPRFEKYCNEKGLKFRAPVEEIYDYCVLEYSFALWQWGTPVSSIPATTASDDEIFAHLLGISNPDYFIADSPTASFFVQAARELGYYGYDTKPFKKYLSIQSSKGYLHRLMLPEELKDMPFDKTLSKKITKFLKENDPKMIFIYGQNDPWTAAGVTWLKGKKNIHVFVEPGGSHRARIGTLPEEEKKQVMELINEWLKQ, encoded by the coding sequence ATGAAGAATTTACGTAACTGCTATGCAGCGTTCCTGCTGTTTGCCTTGCTGTTCGTTTCGGCTGCTGCCCCGGCACAAACCGATCTGCAGCAAAAACTGGGTCGGATTTCCGCCATTACGGAAACCCGTCCGTTGGAGTCCACCCGGTTCTCCGAGAAGTATGTAACCTATTTTACCCAGCCGTTGGACCACCGTCATCCCGAAAAGGGCAGTTTCCGCCAGCGCGTGATTGTCTCCCACGTCGGCTTCGACCGTCCCACGGTGATTGTAACCGAAGGCTATGGAGCTGCCTATGCCCTCAACCCCAAGTATCGCGAGGAACTTTCAGAGTTGCTCGATGCCAACATGATTTTTGTGGAATACCGTTATTTCCTGGAATCCACCCCTGAGCCTAAAGACTGGCAATACCTCACCGCCGAGAATTCTGCCGACGACCTGCACGCCGTCCGCAACGCCTTTAAAAGCATCTATCCCGGCAAATGGATTGCGACCGGCATCAGCAAGGGCGGACAGACTACCCTGCTCTACCGCACGTTCTATCCGGACGACGTGGATATTTCCGTGCCTTATGTAGCTCCGCTCTGCTACGGGGCGGAAGACGGACGCCACGAGCCTTTCCTCAGGAAAGTGTCTACTCCGGAGGACCGCAAACGGATTGAGGACTTCCAGTTGGAAGTGTTGAAACGGAAAGCCGCACTGCTCCCCCGCTTTGAGAAATATTGCAATGAAAAAGGACTCAAGTTCCGTGCGCCCGTTGAAGAGATATACGACTATTGCGTGCTGGAGTATTCTTTTGCCCTTTGGCAGTGGGGAACTCCCGTCAGCAGCATCCCTGCCACCACGGCCTCGGACGATGAGATATTTGCCCATCTGCTCGGTATCAGTAATCCCGACTACTTCATTGCCGACAGTCCCACAGCCTCATTCTTCGTGCAGGCCGCCCGCGAACTGGGCTATTACGGCTACGATACGAAGCCTTTCAAGAAGTATCTTTCCATCCAATCGAGCAAGGGTTACCTGCATCGCCTCATGCTCCCCGAAGAGCTGAAAGACATGCCCTTCGACAAGACCCTAAGCAAGAAAATCACGAAGTTCCTGAAAGAGAATGACCCGAAAATGATATTCATCTACGGACAGAACGACCCGTGGACAGCTGCCGGAGTGACCTGGCTGAAAGGAAAGAAAAACATCCATGTATTCGTAGAGCCCGGTGGAAGCCATCGGGCACGCATCGGCACACTGCCCGAAGAGGAAAAGAAGCAAGTGATGGAGCTGATAAATGAATGGTTGAAACAATAA
- a CDS encoding glutamine synthetase III family protein yields MSKLRFRVVETAFKKKPVAVAVPAERPSEYFAKYVFNKEKMFRYLPSKVYAKLTDVIDNGAPLDRSIADEVAAGMKKWAVEMGATHYTHWFHPLTEGTAEKHDAFVEHDGKGGVMEEFTGKLLVQQEPDASSFPNGGIRNTFEARGYSAWDPSSPAFIVDDTLCIPTIFIAYTGESLDYKAPLLKALRAVDKAAVDVCHYFNPEVKKVVAYLGWEQEYFLVDEGLYAARPDLLMTGRTLMGHDSAKNQQLEDHYFGAIPSRVAAFMKELEIEALKLGIPVKTRHNEVAPNQFELAPVFEECNLAVDHNMLIMALMRKVARNHGFRVLLHEKPFKGVNGSGKHNNWSLGTDTGILLHAPGKLPEENLRFITFVVNTLMAVYRHNGLLKASISSATNAHRLGANEAPPAIISSFLGKQLSQVLEHIEESTKDDLVSLSGKQGMKLDIPQIPELMIDNTDRNRTSPFAFTGNRFEFRAVGSEANCASAMIALNSALAEQLTEFKKDVDELIEKGEPKISAILEVIRRYIKVCKPIHFDGNGYSDEWKAEAARRGLDCETSVPVIFDNYLKPESIRMFESIGVMTKKELEARNEVKWEMYTKKIQIEARVLGDLAMNHIIPVATQYQSDLIDNVYKMKDLFPAEKAAKLSAKNLELIEEIADRTAFIKEHVDAMIEARKVANKIESEREKAIAYHDNIVPMMEEIRYHIDKLELIVDNQMWTLPKYRELLFIR; encoded by the coding sequence ATGTCAAAATTGAGATTCAGAGTAGTAGAGACGGCGTTCAAGAAGAAACCCGTTGCAGTGGCAGTCCCGGCGGAACGTCCGTCAGAGTATTTTGCCAAGTATGTATTCAACAAGGAGAAGATGTTCCGCTATCTGCCGAGCAAGGTGTATGCCAAACTGACGGATGTGATTGACAACGGAGCTCCGCTGGACCGCAGCATAGCCGACGAGGTTGCCGCAGGTATGAAGAAATGGGCGGTTGAAATGGGGGCGACCCACTATACGCACTGGTTTCATCCGCTGACCGAAGGTACTGCCGAAAAGCACGATGCTTTTGTGGAACACGACGGCAAAGGCGGCGTGATGGAGGAATTCACCGGCAAACTGCTCGTGCAGCAGGAACCGGACGCTTCCAGTTTCCCGAACGGCGGTATCCGCAATACGTTCGAGGCACGTGGCTACTCGGCATGGGACCCCTCCTCCCCGGCATTCATCGTAGACGACACGCTCTGCATCCCGACTATTTTCATCGCCTATACCGGTGAGTCTCTGGACTACAAGGCACCGTTGCTGAAAGCCCTGCGTGCCGTAGACAAGGCTGCCGTCGACGTATGCCACTATTTCAATCCGGAAGTAAAGAAAGTGGTTGCCTATCTGGGCTGGGAGCAGGAATATTTTCTGGTTGACGAAGGGTTGTACGCCGCACGCCCCGACCTGCTGATGACCGGACGCACGCTGATGGGCCATGACAGCGCCAAGAACCAGCAGTTGGAAGACCATTACTTCGGGGCCATCCCCAGCCGTGTGGCCGCTTTCATGAAGGAACTGGAAATCGAAGCGCTGAAACTCGGCATCCCCGTCAAGACCCGTCACAACGAAGTGGCTCCCAACCAGTTCGAGCTGGCTCCCGTCTTCGAGGAATGCAACCTGGCGGTAGACCACAACATGCTCATCATGGCCTTGATGCGTAAAGTGGCACGTAACCACGGTTTCCGCGTACTGCTACACGAAAAGCCCTTCAAGGGTGTCAACGGTAGCGGCAAGCATAATAACTGGTCGCTGGGTACGGACACCGGTATCCTGCTCCACGCACCCGGCAAACTGCCCGAAGAGAACCTGCGTTTCATCACCTTCGTAGTGAATACGCTGATGGCCGTATACCGTCACAACGGATTGCTGAAAGCCTCCATCTCCAGTGCGACGAACGCCCACCGGCTGGGTGCCAACGAAGCGCCTCCGGCCATCATCTCTTCCTTCCTGGGCAAGCAGTTGAGCCAGGTGCTGGAACACATCGAAGAGAGCACCAAGGACGACCTCGTCAGCCTCAGCGGCAAGCAAGGCATGAAGCTGGACATCCCGCAGATTCCGGAACTGATGATAGACAATACCGACCGCAACCGCACCAGCCCGTTCGCCTTCACCGGCAACCGCTTCGAGTTCCGCGCCGTGGGTTCCGAGGCCAACTGCGCCAGCGCCATGATTGCGCTGAACTCCGCCCTTGCCGAGCAATTAACGGAATTCAAGAAAGATGTGGACGAACTGATTGAAAAGGGGGAGCCGAAAATCTCCGCCATCCTCGAAGTCATCCGCCGGTACATCAAAGTCTGCAAACCCATCCACTTTGACGGCAACGGTTACAGCGATGAATGGAAAGCCGAAGCAGCCCGCCGCGGTCTGGACTGCGAGACAAGTGTTCCCGTCATCTTCGACAACTACCTGAAACCGGAGAGCATCCGGATGTTCGAGTCCATCGGTGTCATGACGAAGAAGGAACTGGAAGCCCGCAACGAGGTGAAATGGGAAATGTACACCAAGAAAATACAGATTGAAGCCCGCGTGCTCGGAGATTTGGCCATGAACCACATTATCCCCGTAGCTACACAGTATCAGTCGGATTTGATTGACAACGTCTACAAGATGAAAGACCTGTTCCCCGCAGAGAAGGCTGCAAAACTGTCTGCCAAGAATCTGGAACTCATCGAAGAGATTGCCGACCGTACCGCCTTCATCAAGGAGCATGTGGATGCCATGATTGAGGCGCGCAAAGTGGCCAACAAAATTGAGAGTGAACGTGAAAAAGCCATCGCCTACCACGACAACATCGTACCGATGATGGAGGAAATCCGTTACCACATCGACAAGCTGGAACTCATCGTCGACAATCAGATGTGGACGTTGCCCAAATATCGCGAGTTACTGTTTATAAGATGA
- a CDS encoding anthranilate synthase component II — protein MKTVIIDNYDSFTYNLAHLVKELGAEVDVLRNDKFRLEELEPYDKIILSPGPGVPEEAGLLLDVIRTYAGRKPILGVCLGEQAIGQVFGGKLVNLEEVFHGVQTEIRIRSEGLGTREEGLGISDEGLGGKDYEGISLEEDYIFCGLPNRIPVGRYHSWVVDTKDFPEALAITAISPEGQIMALKHREYDIHGIQFHPESVLTPDGKTIVKNWLFK, from the coding sequence ATGAAAACAGTTATCATAGACAATTACGACTCCTTCACCTACAACCTTGCCCATCTGGTGAAAGAGCTTGGCGCAGAAGTGGATGTGCTGCGCAACGATAAATTCCGGCTCGAAGAATTGGAGCCATACGATAAAATCATCCTCTCACCCGGCCCCGGTGTCCCCGAGGAAGCCGGACTGCTGCTGGATGTCATCCGCACCTATGCCGGACGGAAACCCATACTCGGTGTCTGTCTGGGCGAACAAGCCATCGGACAAGTGTTTGGCGGAAAGCTGGTCAATCTGGAAGAGGTATTCCATGGGGTACAGACGGAGATAAGGATTAGGAGTGAGGGATTAGGGACGAGGGAGGAAGGATTAGGGATTAGTGATGAAGGATTGGGGGGAAAGGATTATGAAGGTATTTCTCTCGAAGAAGACTATATCTTCTGCGGTTTACCCAATAGGATTCCCGTCGGACGATACCACTCCTGGGTAGTGGATACGAAGGACTTTCCCGAAGCGCTGGCCATTACCGCCATCAGCCCCGAAGGACAAATCATGGCGCTGAAACATCGGGAGTATGACATACACGGCATCCAGTTCCATCCTGAATCGGTACTGACACCCGACGGAAAAACAATCGTAAAAAACTGGCTTTTCAAATGA
- the trpD gene encoding anthranilate phosphoribosyltransferase, whose protein sequence is MKAILTRLFNHEELTSEETKQILLNITKEMYPEAQIAALLTAFQMRSITVDELIGFREALMETRLPIDFAPYRPIDIVGTGGDGKNTFNISTCACFVVAGAGYKVAKHGNYGATSVSGASNVIEQHGVRFTNNPDTLKRSMEECNIAYLHAQLFNPAMKFVGPVRKTLGVRTLFNLLGPLVNPCCPAYQLLGVADLSQMRLYTNVFYKLGIDFAVVNSLDSYDEISLTDEFKVMTRNYERIYRPQALGFKDARPEELFGGVCKEDAARIFDNILTGHATPAQTQCVIVNAAFAIQVMEPQKEIEECIAIARESLDSGRALATLKKFIEINK, encoded by the coding sequence ATGAAAGCAATACTCACCCGTCTCTTTAACCACGAAGAGCTTACGTCGGAGGAAACCAAACAAATCCTCCTCAACATCACCAAGGAAATGTATCCTGAGGCGCAGATAGCAGCCTTGCTCACTGCCTTCCAGATGCGGAGCATCACTGTGGACGAGCTTATCGGTTTCCGCGAAGCACTGATGGAGACACGCCTTCCCATCGACTTCGCCCCCTATCGCCCCATCGACATTGTAGGTACGGGCGGCGACGGAAAGAACACCTTCAACATCTCCACCTGCGCTTGCTTCGTGGTGGCGGGAGCCGGCTACAAGGTTGCCAAGCACGGCAACTACGGAGCCACTTCCGTGAGCGGAGCCAGCAATGTCATCGAGCAGCACGGCGTACGCTTCACCAACAACCCCGACACGCTGAAACGCAGCATGGAGGAGTGCAACATCGCTTACCTTCATGCCCAGCTTTTCAATCCGGCGATGAAGTTTGTCGGTCCCGTACGCAAGACGTTGGGAGTGCGCACCTTGTTCAATCTGCTCGGCCCGTTGGTGAATCCATGCTGTCCGGCATACCAGCTGCTCGGTGTGGCAGACCTCTCGCAGATGCGCCTATACACCAACGTATTCTATAAGCTCGGCATTGACTTTGCCGTGGTCAACAGCCTCGACAGCTACGACGAAATCTCCCTGACGGACGAGTTCAAGGTGATGACCCGCAACTATGAGCGCATCTACCGTCCGCAGGCCCTCGGCTTCAAGGATGCCCGTCCCGAAGAACTCTTCGGCGGCGTATGCAAGGAAGATGCCGCCCGCATCTTCGACAATATCCTTACGGGGCATGCCACACCTGCACAAACGCAATGCGTCATTGTCAACGCCGCCTTTGCCATCCAGGTGATGGAGCCGCAGAAAGAGATTGAAGAGTGCATCGCCATCGCACGCGAATCATTGGATAGCGGACGGGCGCTGGCGACACTGAAAAAATTTATCGAGATTAATAAATGA
- the trpC gene encoding indole-3-glycerol phosphate synthase TrpC codes for MKDILSEIIAHKQTEIELQKQTVSLEQLQEQAGVIIRENAAHRRSMKQALAASSTGIISEFKRRSPSKGWINEAAQAEEIPASYEAAGAAALSILTDEKFFGGTLRDIRTARPLVHIPILRKDFIIDEYQLLQACIVGADAVLLIAACLSPEQCSTLTAQAHELGLEVLLEIHSPSELSYINKEVDMVGVNNRNLGSFVTDVENSFRIARQLREATHGPASPLLVSESGISDPETICRLRAAGFRGFLIGETFMKTANPGETLKEFIQDSLLINN; via the coding sequence ATGAAAGATATACTGTCCGAAATCATCGCCCATAAGCAAACAGAAATTGAACTGCAAAAGCAGACCGTCTCTCTGGAACAGTTGCAGGAGCAGGCCGGAGTCATCATCCGGGAGAATGCGGCCCACCGCCGCAGCATGAAGCAGGCCCTTGCCGCTTCTTCTACAGGAATCATCTCCGAGTTCAAACGCCGTTCACCCTCTAAAGGCTGGATAAACGAGGCTGCCCAAGCAGAGGAAATACCCGCCTCCTACGAAGCCGCCGGCGCCGCCGCCCTCTCCATCCTGACGGATGAGAAGTTCTTCGGCGGTACGCTGCGCGACATCCGCACGGCCCGTCCGCTGGTCCACATCCCCATCCTGCGCAAAGACTTCATCATCGACGAGTACCAGCTTCTGCAAGCCTGCATCGTAGGTGCCGACGCCGTACTGCTCATTGCCGCCTGCCTCAGTCCGGAGCAGTGCAGCACCCTCACCGCCCAAGCCCACGAACTCGGGCTGGAGGTATTGCTCGAAATCCACAGCCCTTCGGAACTCTCCTATATAAATAAGGAGGTCGACATGGTGGGTGTCAACAACCGCAACCTCGGCTCCTTCGTCACCGATGTAGAAAACTCCTTCCGGATAGCCCGGCAACTGCGCGAAGCCACCCACGGACCGGCATCCCCGCTCCTTGTCTCCGAAAGCGGCATCTCCGACCCCGAAACCATCTGCCGCCTGCGTGCCGCCGGCTTCCGCGGTTTCCTCATCGGCGAAACCTTCATGAAAACAGCCAATCCGGGCGAAACCCTGAAAGAGTTCATCCAAGACAGTCTCTTAATTAATAATTGA
- a CDS encoding HdeD family acid-resistance protein: protein MKGLSYSFLRAICALVIGLVLVMFPDQAGDYFVITIGVIFLVPSLISIIGYFAQSTEMRSRFPIEGVGSLLFGLWLIIMPGFFADLLTFVLGFILVMGGVQQIASLSAARRWMPVPGGFYVVPVLILLAGLVALFNPTGVRSTAFIIIGISSLVYAASELLNWFKFTRRRPKTPDASVKAVDDIEDAQIIE from the coding sequence ATGAAAGGATTAAGTTATTCATTTTTGCGTGCTATATGTGCGCTGGTTATCGGTTTGGTGCTGGTGATGTTTCCCGACCAGGCGGGTGATTACTTTGTGATTACGATAGGTGTCATTTTCCTGGTGCCTTCGCTTATCAGCATCATAGGCTACTTTGCACAGAGCACGGAGATGCGCAGCCGTTTCCCTATCGAGGGAGTGGGCAGCCTGCTGTTTGGCTTGTGGCTGATTATCATGCCCGGTTTCTTTGCCGATTTGCTGACATTTGTATTGGGATTTATCCTGGTGATGGGAGGAGTGCAACAGATTGCCTCGCTTTCCGCTGCCCGTCGCTGGATGCCGGTACCGGGAGGTTTTTATGTGGTTCCGGTATTGATTCTGCTTGCCGGCTTGGTTGCGCTGTTCAATCCTACGGGAGTACGCTCCACGGCATTTATCATTATCGGTATCAGCAGTCTGGTCTATGCGGCTTCGGAACTGCTGAACTGGTTCAAGTTTACGCGTCGCCGCCCGAAGACACCGGATGCTTCAGTAAAGGCAGTGGACGATATTGAGGATGCACAAATTATAGAATAA